A single window of Arvicanthis niloticus isolate mArvNil1 chromosome 20, mArvNil1.pat.X, whole genome shotgun sequence DNA harbors:
- the LOC117724227 gene encoding spliceosome RNA helicase DDX39B-like, protein MDIERVNIAFNYDMPEDSDTYLHRVARAGRFGTKGLAITFVSDENDAKILNDVQDRFEVNISELPDEIDISSYIEQTR, encoded by the exons ATGGACATTGAGCGTGTGAACATTGCTTTCAACTATGACATGCCAGAGGACTCGGACACCTACCTGCACAGG gTGGCCAGAGCGGGCCGGTTTGGCACCAAGGGCTTGGCCATCACATTTGTGTCAGACGAGAACGATGCCAAGATCCTGAATGACGTGCAGGACCGTTTCGAGGTCAACATCAGTGAGCTGCCCGATGAGATCGACATTTCCTCCTACA TTGAGCAGACACGGTAG